The following coding sequences lie in one Hyphobacterium sp. CCMP332 genomic window:
- a CDS encoding DUF6090 family protein: MILARLSQAIRTQNWFAVVLEFVIVIAGVVIGFQVNAWNEARTARIQEAVILANLEEDFQTLVSDIDDVIERTFEIARNATVVVEAIDSGVVPEERIDQFEEGLISLVWAVQPPQSPSTLQELVSSGGLSRLSDADLRAALARFMERYEAVDGMANRLVEARFNNAQRAPLPVSLEPGSVADLERARESGAFLSSDNYRAAQGVRSTLEHYDLEALQADPALRDMFVASRDLNNTYLSWLVALRVSALATLEQLDPTSETP, translated from the coding sequence ATGATCCTCGCCCGCCTCTCCCAAGCCATCCGGACGCAGAACTGGTTCGCCGTTGTGCTGGAATTCGTCATCGTCATCGCCGGTGTGGTGATCGGTTTTCAGGTCAACGCATGGAACGAGGCGCGGACGGCCCGTATCCAGGAAGCCGTTATTCTGGCCAATCTGGAAGAGGACTTTCAGACCCTGGTCAGTGATATCGACGACGTCATCGAGCGGACCTTCGAGATCGCACGTAATGCCACAGTGGTCGTGGAAGCGATCGATAGCGGTGTGGTTCCAGAGGAGCGCATCGACCAGTTTGAAGAAGGACTGATCTCACTGGTCTGGGCCGTGCAGCCACCGCAATCACCGAGCACCTTGCAGGAATTGGTCAGTTCGGGCGGCCTGTCACGCTTGTCGGACGCCGATTTGCGGGCGGCGCTGGCGCGATTCATGGAACGGTATGAGGCCGTTGACGGCATGGCGAACCGGCTTGTTGAAGCCCGCTTCAACAATGCGCAGCGCGCCCCGCTTCCTGTGTCTCTGGAGCCTGGCAGTGTCGCTGATCTGGAACGCGCGCGTGAATCCGGCGCCTTTCTGAGCTCGGACAATTATCGCGCGGCCCAGGGTGTGCGCAGCACTCTGGAACACTATGACCTGGAGGCCCTGCAGGCTGATCCTGCCCTGCGCGATATGTTCGTGGCCAGCCGCGACCTCAACAATACCTATCTCAGCTGGTTGGTCGCCCTGCGCGTCAGTGCACTCGCGACCCTTGAACAGCTTGATCCAACGTCGGAAACACCATGA
- a CDS encoding DMT family transporter gives MSDPQHPRWQDWTLLLFLAALWGTAFIFIRFSLDSLPPAALSFSRLTIAAILVTVFAYARGHRLPPLSDPRWKFFIFLGFFGNALPFFLIPLGQTQLPSALAGILLAIMPLSTVALAHFFANEKITGWKLAGFAVGFTGAVILIGPAALAGLGGPTFLAQLAIVGAALSYALNATMTRRAPPTHPAILASGALICSSIWGAPFGIWQLAVNDLPATVTGWGSLVWLAVGPTALATVLYVGLIARAGAGFMSLVNYLVPIVALFTGLAFGEAIGWNAYLGLVIILAGIALARRTQRSTTQA, from the coding sequence GTGAGTGATCCCCAGCACCCGCGCTGGCAGGACTGGACGCTATTGCTTTTTCTGGCGGCATTGTGGGGCACCGCATTCATCTTCATCCGCTTTTCGCTGGACAGTCTGCCGCCGGCGGCCCTGTCGTTTTCCCGGCTGACGATTGCCGCTATCCTGGTGACGGTCTTTGCCTATGCGCGCGGACATCGCCTGCCACCGCTCTCCGATCCGCGCTGGAAATTCTTTATTTTCCTCGGATTTTTCGGAAACGCCCTGCCCTTCTTCCTGATCCCGCTGGGACAGACGCAATTGCCGTCCGCGCTGGCCGGTATCCTGCTGGCGATCATGCCCTTGTCCACGGTCGCGCTGGCGCATTTCTTCGCCAATGAGAAGATTACCGGATGGAAGCTGGCCGGTTTCGCCGTCGGCTTCACCGGGGCGGTCATCCTGATCGGTCCGGCGGCTCTGGCAGGTCTGGGTGGTCCGACCTTTCTGGCCCAGCTGGCCATAGTCGGCGCGGCCCTCTCCTATGCCCTCAACGCCACCATGACGCGGCGCGCACCGCCGACGCATCCCGCCATTCTGGCGTCCGGCGCGCTGATCTGTTCCTCGATCTGGGGGGCGCCGTTCGGCATCTGGCAACTGGCGGTGAACGATCTTCCGGCCACGGTCACCGGATGGGGATCTCTCGTCTGGCTGGCCGTGGGGCCGACAGCGCTGGCGACCGTGCTCTATGTCGGCCTGATCGCGCGCGCCGGGGCCGGCTTCATGTCACTGGTCAATTATCTGGTGCCGATTGTCGCGCTCTTCACCGGCCTCGCTTTCGGGGAAGCCATCGGCTGGAATGCCTATCTCGGCCTTGTGATCATATTGGCCGGCATCGCGCTGGCGCGGCGGACTCAGCGATCCACGACCCAGGCATGA
- a CDS encoding DUF3500 domain-containing protein yields the protein MKHIILIVLGTILAGAAHAHPDHADAGMRQEAAAMAQAAGEFLATLDEDQRARVLFDLGDTEAREGWSNLPTLRAPRVGLQIATLNAEQRVALHGLLARSLSSEGYGDAMHIMSLESLGRARIETAIAERGEDMPDEMRARAQAALAAANPENYWIRIFGDPASGTWSLVLDGHHLAVTSTVVDGRITFAPVFLGNNPQTIPSGAFAGRRSLQHELDRVADLMASLDESQLAELVQSQDRREAADFAGPGWVPDMEADAVGLSAADLSDDQMLMLHAAIREFIGVATMSAADARLAQIETDGLESLHLAWWGDHDDLSEPFMLRISGPSLHIDFAREGQSGDANHFHIVIRDPSNDYGENWLQAHYEEAHAEE from the coding sequence ATGAAGCATATTATCTTGATCGTGCTGGGCACGATTCTGGCCGGCGCTGCCCATGCGCATCCGGATCATGCAGACGCCGGCATGCGGCAGGAAGCCGCCGCCATGGCACAGGCCGCGGGCGAGTTTCTCGCGACACTGGACGAGGATCAGCGCGCCCGCGTGCTGTTTGACCTGGGCGACACCGAGGCGCGCGAGGGCTGGAGCAACCTGCCGACCTTGAGGGCACCGCGAGTGGGTCTGCAGATCGCGACGCTGAACGCGGAGCAGCGCGTCGCGCTGCACGGTTTGCTCGCCCGTTCGCTGTCCAGCGAAGGGTATGGCGACGCGATGCACATCATGTCGCTGGAAAGCCTTGGTCGCGCCAGGATCGAAACCGCCATAGCCGAACGGGGCGAGGACATGCCGGACGAAATGCGAGCGCGGGCGCAAGCCGCGCTGGCCGCAGCCAATCCTGAGAATTACTGGATCCGCATTTTCGGCGATCCGGCTTCCGGCACCTGGTCGCTGGTGCTGGATGGCCATCACCTGGCGGTCACTTCAACCGTGGTCGATGGCCGCATCACGTTCGCCCCGGTCTTCCTTGGCAACAATCCGCAGACCATTCCGTCAGGGGCGTTTGCCGGGCGGCGCTCCCTGCAGCACGAACTGGACAGGGTAGCCGACCTGATGGCCTCCCTGGACGAGAGCCAGCTTGCCGAACTGGTCCAGTCGCAGGATCGCCGTGAGGCCGCGGATTTCGCCGGCCCCGGCTGGGTGCCTGACATGGAGGCTGACGCCGTCGGCCTGTCGGCTGCCGATCTGTCTGACGATCAGATGCTGATGCTGCATGCCGCGATCCGGGAATTCATCGGTGTTGCCACGATGTCGGCGGCCGATGCCCGGCTGGCGCAGATCGAGACCGACGGGCTGGAGTCGCTCCATCTCGCCTGGTGGGGCGATCATGACGACCTGTCCGAACCCTTCATGCTGCGTATCAGCGGTCCGTCTCTGCACATCGATTTCGCCCGGGAGGGCCAAAGCGGCGATGCGAACCATTTCCACATTGTGATCCGCGACCCGTCGAATGATTACGGCGAGAACTGGCTGCAAGCCCATTATGAAGAGGCGCATGCCGAGGAATGA
- a CDS encoding aminotransferase class V-fold PLP-dependent enzyme codes for MNSETLRPLFDLPRDLAYLNCAYMGPMPRFAANAGQTAYDQRQRPWELDIQDRFFDQPEALRAEAAKLFGAAADDIALIPAASYGLAIAARNLPLSTGQEILALDGQFPSNVYIWREKAAQSGATMKTVTRSANESWTEAVLAAIGPQTAIAALPEVHWADGGRVDLKAVSDKLRAHGAKLVLDLTQSLGTAPFDLAAIRPDFAIAAGYKWLLGPYTMGYGYIAPEHQSGIPLEEGWIVREGAEDFARLVDYADRHAPGARRFDMGERSGFQLVPAALESLKWLNGLGLDTLRDGLLARTTDIEDAVRPYGAHCDTPDRGGHYLCLALPDHAPKDLARRLMARGVSVSQRGDRLRVTPHLYTDGADIDRFASAIKAELA; via the coding sequence ATGAATTCTGAAACGCTTCGCCCGCTCTTCGACCTGCCGCGTGATCTGGCTTATCTCAATTGCGCCTATATGGGTCCGATGCCCCGCTTCGCGGCGAATGCGGGACAGACCGCCTATGACCAGCGCCAACGCCCGTGGGAGCTGGACATTCAGGACCGGTTTTTTGACCAGCCAGAAGCGCTGCGGGCCGAGGCGGCAAAACTGTTCGGCGCAGCCGCAGATGATATCGCGCTGATTCCGGCGGCGAGCTATGGCCTCGCCATTGCCGCGCGAAACCTGCCGCTGAGCACCGGTCAGGAGATTCTGGCGCTGGACGGGCAGTTTCCCTCCAATGTCTATATCTGGCGCGAGAAAGCGGCGCAGAGCGGCGCTACAATGAAGACCGTGACGCGCTCGGCCAATGAGAGCTGGACCGAGGCCGTGCTGGCGGCGATCGGGCCGCAAACCGCCATCGCCGCCCTGCCGGAAGTCCACTGGGCCGATGGCGGCCGTGTCGATCTGAAGGCGGTCTCGGACAAGCTGCGCGCGCACGGCGCAAAACTGGTCCTTGATCTGACCCAGTCACTGGGAACCGCGCCGTTTGATCTCGCGGCCATCCGGCCCGATTTTGCGATTGCCGCAGGTTATAAATGGCTGCTGGGGCCCTATACGATGGGCTATGGCTATATCGCGCCGGAACACCAGTCCGGCATCCCGCTGGAAGAGGGCTGGATTGTCCGCGAAGGCGCCGAGGATTTCGCGCGACTGGTCGACTATGCCGACCGCCATGCGCCGGGCGCGCGACGATTCGATATGGGCGAACGGTCGGGCTTTCAGCTGGTGCCGGCCGCGCTGGAATCCCTTAAATGGCTGAACGGGCTCGGACTGGACACGCTTCGTGATGGCCTGCTGGCGCGCACGACAGACATTGAGGATGCGGTCCGGCCTTATGGCGCGCATTGCGATACACCGGATCGCGGCGGCCATTATCTGTGTCTGGCCTTGCCGGATCACGCGCCGAAAGACCTCGCCAGACGCCTGATGGCGCGAGGCGTGTCCGTTTCGCAGCGCGGTGATCGCCTGCGGGTGACGCCGCACCTCTATACCGATGGCGCCGACATTGATCGCTTTGCGTCGGCCATAAAGGCCGAACTGGCGTGA
- a CDS encoding tetratricopeptide repeat protein, translated as MNHLLAELRRRNVFRVAVAYLVAGWLILQVIALIAEPLGLPDWTDTLVIVLIGIAFPIALILAWAFEVTPDGVKLTAAVPEDQSIAGKTARRLDYVIAGGIVVLIGAIIWQQVARPQAATAPELAARAEAGEGASVAVLPFADMSPDSDQAYFADGISEEILNVLVRIPGLQVAGRTSSFAYRGQDQDLREIGNALDVSHVLEGSVRRSGTRLRITAQLIRSADGFHIWSETYDREIADIFDIQDDIAGAVADELATSLGLDTGAVSVARTSDLAAYESFLHARQLFRERGQANLELAAAMLTETLARDPEYGPGWTLLAGVYGVMPYYRQGNNEAAPELRVRWNSLAIETARRAIAINPADAQAHAFLGSALAENWNWIEGLDMLDRAVALAPNDPDVLDTAAQILGKVGYAAEALELSEHAVALDPQAAIYRNTLGNLLALQGRFEEADAQFRAAKDIDPGLRFPYANLMWSRARAGDMAGTQSALTAMLNRGHPAPADEDLIERFIAAQNLAEMQPLAAESRGFIRTLYALLASDMEYYFSQTPVEAADDRPSNWATFNPFWQTFRGEMYANARWKAWVRRGDLDDLWRARGFPPQCRPVGEDDFACDWPDE; from the coding sequence ATGAACCACCTGCTCGCCGAACTTCGTCGCCGTAATGTCTTCCGCGTCGCGGTCGCCTACCTCGTCGCAGGATGGCTGATCCTGCAGGTCATCGCTCTCATTGCAGAACCGCTGGGTCTGCCGGACTGGACCGATACGTTGGTCATCGTTCTGATCGGCATCGCCTTCCCCATTGCGCTAATCCTCGCCTGGGCCTTCGAGGTCACGCCCGACGGCGTCAAACTGACGGCGGCTGTTCCGGAAGATCAGAGCATCGCCGGCAAGACCGCCCGGCGGCTGGACTATGTCATCGCGGGCGGCATCGTGGTGCTGATCGGGGCCATCATCTGGCAGCAAGTAGCCCGTCCGCAAGCGGCCACCGCTCCTGAACTCGCGGCGCGGGCGGAGGCAGGTGAAGGCGCATCCGTCGCCGTCCTGCCCTTTGCCGACATGAGCCCCGATAGCGATCAGGCCTATTTCGCCGACGGCATTTCCGAAGAAATCCTGAATGTGCTCGTTCGTATTCCCGGCCTGCAGGTCGCGGGGCGAACCTCCAGTTTTGCCTATCGGGGTCAGGATCAGGATTTGCGCGAAATCGGCAACGCGCTTGACGTGTCTCATGTCCTGGAAGGCAGTGTCCGGCGGTCGGGCACCCGGCTGCGCATCACAGCCCAACTGATCCGCTCCGCCGACGGTTTCCATATCTGGTCAGAAACCTATGACCGGGAAATCGCCGATATTTTTGACATACAGGACGACATTGCCGGAGCGGTTGCCGATGAGCTCGCCACTTCGCTGGGGCTCGACACGGGTGCGGTCAGTGTTGCCCGAACCTCTGATCTGGCCGCCTATGAATCCTTCCTTCATGCCCGGCAGCTCTTTCGAGAGCGCGGTCAGGCCAATCTTGAACTCGCCGCTGCCATGCTGACCGAAACGCTGGCGCGCGACCCGGAATACGGGCCCGGCTGGACTCTGTTGGCTGGTGTTTATGGGGTGATGCCCTATTACCGTCAGGGCAACAACGAAGCTGCGCCCGAGCTTCGGGTGAGATGGAATTCCCTGGCCATAGAGACGGCGCGCCGGGCGATTGCAATCAATCCGGCCGACGCCCAGGCCCATGCCTTTCTTGGATCGGCGCTGGCCGAGAACTGGAACTGGATCGAGGGGCTGGACATGCTGGACCGGGCCGTGGCCCTGGCTCCCAATGATCCCGACGTCCTCGACACGGCCGCACAGATACTCGGAAAGGTGGGGTATGCAGCGGAGGCGTTGGAGCTCTCCGAGCATGCGGTCGCGCTGGACCCGCAGGCGGCAATTTACCGCAACACGTTGGGAAACCTGCTCGCCTTACAGGGCCGGTTCGAGGAAGCTGACGCGCAATTCCGTGCCGCAAAGGACATCGACCCGGGTTTGCGCTTCCCCTATGCCAACCTGATGTGGAGCCGTGCCAGAGCCGGGGACATGGCCGGAACCCAGTCCGCGCTCACCGCCATGCTCAACCGCGGCCACCCGGCTCCGGCAGATGAGGATTTGATCGAGCGCTTCATCGCTGCGCAAAACCTGGCAGAGATGCAACCGCTTGCCGCGGAAAGCCGGGGTTTTATCCGCACCCTGTATGCCTTGCTGGCGTCCGACATGGAGTATTATTTCTCGCAGACCCCGGTCGAGGCCGCCGACGACCGGCCCAGCAATTGGGCGACCTTCAACCCGTTCTGGCAAACTTTCCGCGGCGAAATGTACGCCAATGCACGATGGAAAGCCTGGGTCCGCCGTGGGGACCTGGATGATCTCTGGAGGGCGCGCGGCTTCCCGCCGCAATGCCGGCCCGTTGGCGAGGATGATTTTGCGTGCGATTGGCCGGACGAATGA
- a CDS encoding tetratricopeptide repeat protein: MTSFLSELRRRNVFRVAAAYLVVGWIVMQVVATIGSAAGLPDWADSLALIILVSGFPVILFIAWAFELTPEGLKTTGAAEPDEGFRPLGPSDYVLIASVIVVAGVAGLQMLRPAESVNLPVAANTEAESSTQTPTTVLASANSIAVLPFADLSPEGDQAYFGDGIAEEILNVLTRVDGLHVASRTSAFQFRGDELGIPAIAQELNVRHILEGSVRKAGNTLRITAQLIDSEDDRHLWSHTFDRPLTAENIFAIQDEIATEIVSALSEALGIPAPEIQVAAGTENLGAYELFLRGQAIFHSRSADNVPEGIDLFERAVAADPDFARGWAGLAAMYSVSEAWLGPSDERDFDALALAAANRATALDPDLALPYSVRGRFHTTEGRWTDAIVQLNDGISRDPTSADSWYFRGYVWLISGFFDAAAADFETCLERDPAYAICRRHLAFAELYRGHTDRALELYEQGILVRQNAINSTMVPVYFAIGDQSAAILNLAYALERNGAGFYLEARYRFQTDFSLSNEAVNQMLRTAYLRENGSLDGFTNLFGGYERPIPTLNSHGAVWSPFEPDRFRPASRDAFLAARRAVIIEMRLPAFWREHGYPAQCHAVGRDDFECGWIDDPEIVR, from the coding sequence ATGACTTCATTCTTATCTGAGCTGCGCCGCCGGAACGTTTTCCGCGTTGCCGCCGCCTATCTGGTGGTGGGCTGGATCGTCATGCAGGTCGTTGCCACTATTGGCAGCGCCGCCGGTTTGCCGGACTGGGCTGACAGCCTGGCCCTCATCATTCTGGTCTCCGGTTTTCCGGTGATCCTGTTTATCGCCTGGGCATTTGAACTGACGCCCGAGGGCCTGAAGACGACCGGTGCCGCCGAGCCGGATGAAGGCTTCCGGCCCCTGGGCCCCAGTGATTATGTGCTGATCGCCAGTGTCATCGTGGTGGCCGGCGTGGCCGGGCTGCAAATGCTGAGGCCCGCGGAAAGTGTCAACCTTCCGGTCGCCGCGAACACGGAAGCGGAATCGTCGACGCAGACGCCCACAACCGTTCTGGCATCGGCAAATTCAATCGCGGTCCTGCCCTTTGCCGATCTGTCCCCGGAGGGCGACCAAGCCTATTTCGGCGATGGCATCGCGGAAGAAATACTCAATGTGCTGACCCGGGTCGATGGCCTGCACGTCGCCTCGCGTACGTCGGCCTTCCAGTTCCGCGGTGACGAGCTGGGTATTCCCGCCATCGCACAGGAGTTGAATGTCCGGCACATACTGGAAGGCTCGGTCCGAAAAGCCGGCAATACGCTGCGGATCACCGCCCAGCTGATCGACTCCGAAGACGATCGGCATTTGTGGTCGCACACATTCGACCGTCCGCTGACAGCGGAAAACATCTTTGCCATTCAGGACGAGATTGCGACTGAAATCGTTTCCGCGCTGAGCGAAGCGCTGGGGATTCCGGCACCAGAGATCCAGGTCGCGGCCGGAACGGAAAATCTCGGTGCCTATGAACTCTTCCTGCGGGGCCAGGCGATTTTTCACAGTCGATCCGCGGACAATGTTCCAGAAGGGATTGATCTGTTTGAACGCGCTGTGGCCGCGGATCCGGACTTTGCACGCGGTTGGGCGGGGCTCGCCGCGATGTATAGCGTCAGTGAAGCATGGCTGGGGCCATCAGACGAACGCGACTTCGATGCGCTCGCCCTTGCCGCAGCAAATCGGGCCACAGCTCTCGATCCGGATCTGGCGCTGCCGTATTCGGTGCGCGGCCGGTTTCACACCACAGAAGGACGCTGGACCGACGCAATCGTTCAGCTGAATGACGGGATCAGCCGCGATCCGACCAGTGCCGATTCGTGGTATTTCAGGGGTTACGTCTGGTTGATCTCCGGGTTTTTCGATGCCGCCGCTGCCGATTTTGAAACCTGTCTGGAGCGTGATCCGGCTTATGCTATTTGCCGTCGGCACCTGGCCTTCGCCGAACTCTATCGAGGCCATACCGACCGGGCACTGGAGCTTTACGAGCAGGGAATTCTGGTACGGCAAAACGCCATTAACTCAACCATGGTTCCGGTCTATTTCGCAATTGGCGACCAGTCTGCTGCAATCCTCAATCTGGCTTATGCACTGGAGAGAAACGGGGCAGGTTTCTATCTCGAGGCGAGGTATCGCTTTCAAACCGATTTCAGCCTGTCGAATGAAGCGGTCAACCAGATGCTCCGCACCGCCTATCTGCGTGAGAATGGATCTCTTGACGGCTTCACGAACCTGTTCGGCGGCTATGAACGGCCTATTCCGACCCTTAACAGCCATGGCGCTGTCTGGAGCCCATTCGAGCCGGATCGATTCCGGCCGGCCAGCCGCGACGCCTTTCTGGCGGCACGGCGGGCTGTCATAATCGAAATGCGATTGCCGGCATTCTGGCGCGAGCACGGCTATCCCGCGCAATGCCATGCCGTTGGACGTGATGATTTCGAGTGCGGCTGGATTGATGATCCCGAGATTGTGCGATGA
- the thiD gene encoding bifunctional hydroxymethylpyrimidine kinase/phosphomethylpyrimidine kinase translates to MSQFKGRVLIIAGSDSGGGAGIQADIKTVTALGGYAATAITAITVQNTLGVTGVHPVPVDMVIAQARAVLDDIGADVIKTGMLGTPGLVEAVADLLADYPDIPLVLDPVMVATSGDQLVSDAAVSAIRDRLLPRAALITPNAPEAERLTGLTVSTTQDQADAGKALVAAGAAAALVKGGHLSGPVINDVLVTADMTRVFETERQDTRNTHGTGCTLASAIAAGLAKGASLPGAIDAAGSYLSEAIRRAPGFGTGHGPVHHAWVVDR, encoded by the coding sequence ATGAGTCAATTCAAAGGGCGTGTCCTGATCATCGCGGGATCGGATTCTGGCGGCGGTGCGGGCATCCAGGCCGACATCAAGACGGTGACCGCGCTGGGCGGCTATGCGGCAACCGCCATTACCGCCATCACGGTCCAGAACACGCTCGGCGTCACCGGCGTCCACCCTGTGCCGGTGGATATGGTCATCGCGCAGGCCCGCGCCGTGCTCGATGATATCGGCGCGGATGTTATCAAGACCGGCATGCTCGGCACGCCCGGACTCGTCGAAGCCGTGGCAGATCTTCTCGCCGATTATCCCGATATCCCGCTCGTGCTGGATCCCGTCATGGTGGCCACCTCCGGCGATCAGCTGGTCAGCGATGCGGCCGTGTCTGCAATCCGCGACCGTCTTCTGCCGCGCGCCGCCCTGATCACACCCAACGCACCTGAAGCGGAAAGGCTCACCGGACTGACGGTTTCCACCACGCAGGACCAGGCCGACGCCGGCAAGGCGCTGGTCGCCGCCGGTGCAGCCGCCGCGCTGGTCAAGGGCGGACATCTGTCCGGTCCCGTCATCAACGACGTTCTCGTCACCGCGGACATGACACGTGTGTTCGAGACCGAACGGCAGGACACAAGAAACACTCACGGCACGGGCTGCACGCTGGCCTCGGCGATTGCCGCCGGACTGGCGAAAGGCGCATCCTTGCCGGGTGCGATTGACGCGGCCGGCAGCTATCTTTCAGAGGCGATCCGCCGTGCGCCCGGTTTTGGCACCGGTCATGGTCCGGTCCATCATGCCTGGGTCGTGGATCGCTGA
- a CDS encoding ABC transporter ATP-binding protein, with protein MTQPTSRAPRILSSLAVIGFLFKQWSRRPWFFAALVAFTIIATCADVFIPIAAGALIDALNSGSGEHWPAYAAFIGLAAMVNLFRQIAVRFEVRFSSANMADMVSEAFAKVQRFSLDWHANTFAGSVVRKVTRGMWAYDTITATMWFGLFPSIFVMYGLGVYMLTQWWMVGAFSLGVTTLFVAATVWAANSYIRPQNIKSNAIDSELGGAVADAIGGIATVKSFGAEAREDDRFSALAWRWRAEVKKTWLRFVNTWLIQIVAILGLQAGLTGLLINMWMADRASPGDVVFAITAFMMMAGYMRRFGEEVQNVQRGLDEIQDIAGFDQLPVQIADAPDAPDFAPGRGEIVFDQVGFAYENQKRRLYDGFSLRIAPGERVALVGPTGSGKSTFVKLLQRLYDVQAGGVVIDGQDVRSVTQASLRQAVALVPQDPALFHRTIAENIAYARPDASREEVEAAARRANAHDFVERLPDGYDTLVGERGVKLSGGERQRVAIARAILSDAPILIFDEATSSLDNETERDVQAALESATQDKTTIVIAHRLSTIRDADRILVFDRGRIVEQGTHDELAAQGDGLYARLAALAAA; from the coding sequence ATGACCCAGCCTACTTCCCGCGCCCCGCGCATTCTCTCCAGCCTTGCCGTCATCGGCTTTCTGTTCAAGCAGTGGTCGCGCCGTCCGTGGTTCTTCGCGGCGCTGGTCGCGTTCACCATTATTGCGACCTGCGCCGACGTCTTCATCCCGATCGCGGCCGGCGCCCTGATCGATGCGCTCAACAGCGGTTCAGGCGAGCACTGGCCCGCCTATGCGGCCTTTATCGGGCTAGCGGCGATGGTGAATCTGTTCCGCCAGATCGCCGTGCGCTTCGAAGTGCGTTTCTCCTCGGCCAACATGGCCGACATGGTCTCGGAGGCCTTTGCCAAGGTGCAGCGCTTCTCGCTGGACTGGCACGCCAATACCTTTGCCGGCTCGGTGGTCCGCAAGGTGACGCGCGGCATGTGGGCCTATGACACGATCACCGCGACCATGTGGTTCGGTCTGTTTCCGTCGATCTTCGTGATGTACGGGCTGGGCGTGTACATGCTGACCCAGTGGTGGATGGTGGGCGCGTTCTCGCTCGGCGTGACGACGCTGTTTGTCGCCGCGACCGTGTGGGCGGCCAACAGCTATATCCGGCCGCAAAACATCAAGTCCAATGCCATTGATTCCGAGCTGGGTGGCGCGGTCGCCGATGCGATTGGCGGTATTGCGACGGTGAAAAGCTTTGGCGCGGAAGCGCGCGAGGATGACCGTTTTTCCGCCCTCGCCTGGCGCTGGCGGGCGGAGGTCAAGAAGACCTGGCTGCGCTTTGTAAATACCTGGCTGATCCAGATTGTCGCCATTCTCGGCCTGCAGGCCGGATTGACGGGGCTTCTGATCAATATGTGGATGGCGGACCGGGCCAGCCCCGGCGATGTCGTCTTTGCGATCACCGCCTTCATGATGATGGCCGGTTATATGCGCCGCTTTGGCGAGGAAGTTCAGAACGTGCAACGGGGCCTGGACGAGATTCAGGATATTGCCGGGTTTGATCAATTGCCGGTCCAGATCGCCGATGCGCCGGATGCGCCGGACTTTGCGCCGGGCCGGGGCGAGATCGTCTTTGATCAGGTCGGCTTTGCCTATGAGAACCAGAAGCGCCGCCTCTATGACGGTTTCTCCCTGCGCATCGCGCCGGGTGAGCGTGTGGCGCTGGTCGGGCCGACCGGGTCGGGCAAGTCGACCTTCGTCAAACTGCTGCAGCGCCTTTATGATGTGCAGGCGGGCGGCGTGGTGATTGACGGTCAGGATGTCCGTTCGGTGACACAGGCGAGCCTGCGGCAGGCGGTGGCGCTGGTGCCCCAGGATCCGGCCCTCTTCCACCGGACGATTGCCGAGAATATCGCCTATGCCCGGCCCGATGCCTCGCGGGAGGAGGTCGAGGCGGCCGCCCGGCGCGCCAATGCCCATGACTTCGTCGAGCGTCTGCCGGACGGCTATGACACGCTGGTTGGCGAGCGCGGGGTGAAGCTGTCGGGCGGGGAACGCCAGCGCGTGGCAATTGCCCGGGCGATCCTGTCAGATGCGCCGATCCTGATCTTTGACGAGGCAACCTCCAGCCTCGACAACGAGACGGAGCGGGACGTTCAGGCGGCGCTGGAAAGCGCGACGCAGGACAAGACGACGATTGTCATTGCGCACCGCCTGTCGACCATTCGCGATGCCGACCGGATACTGGTCTTTGACCGGGGCCGGATCGTCGAACAGGGCACGCATGACGAGCTCGCGGCTCAGGGCGATGGCCTCTATGCCCGGCTGGCGGCCCTGGCCGCCGCCTAG